The Tripterygium wilfordii isolate XIE 37 chromosome 17, ASM1340144v1, whole genome shotgun sequence genome has a window encoding:
- the LOC119982970 gene encoding probable xyloglucan endotransglucosylase/hydrolase protein 10 has translation MTNCLNVVVVFVAVLGLNLLNISIASVVSTGDFNKDFFVTWSPNHVNTSANGTTRSLKLDQESGSGFASDQMFLFGQIDMQIKLVPGHSAGTVLGFYMTSDSPNRDEIDFEFLGNVTGQPYILQTNVYADGFDNREERIYFWFDPTKDFHTYSILWNLHQIVFMVDWVPIRVYRNHADKGVAYPRWQPMSLKASLWNGDSWATRGGRDKIDWSKGPFIASFQNHKIDACVWKGNPRFCRAGSPTNWWNQERMRSLTDKQRRWFRWVRRYHMVYDYCTDNQRFNNSLPKECFLPKY, from the exons ATGACAAATTGTCTAAACGTCGTCGTCGTCTTCGTTGCGGTTCTTGGGCTGAATTTGCTGAATATTTCAATAGCTTCTGTTGTCTCAACAGGGGATTTCAATAAGGATTTCTTTGTGACATGGTCTCCTAACCATGTAAATACTTCTGCAAACGGCACGACAAGAAGCTTGAAGCTAGATCAAGAATCTG GATCTGGTTTTGCTTCAGACCAGATGTTCTTATTCGGACAAATAGACATGCAGATTAAACTAGTTCCAGGTCATTCAGCAGGCACAGTTTTGGGGTTTTAT ATGACATCGGATTCGCCTAATCGAGATGAAATCGACTTTGAATTCCTTGGCAATGTTACAGGACAACCTTATATCCTTCAAACAAATGTTTATGCTGACGGATTCGATAACCGAGAAGAGAGGATCTATTTCTGGTTTGATCCAACAAAGGACTTCCATACCTATTCCATCCTGTGGAACCTTCATCAAATTGT ATTTATGGTGGATTGGGTACCAATTAGGGTATACAGAAACCATGCTGACAAGGGAGTGGCATATCCAAGGTGGCAGCCAATGAGTCTAAAGGCGAGCCTATGGAACGGCGACAGCTGGGCGACTCGAGGGGGCCGCGACAAGATTGACTGGTCAAAGGGGCCATTCATAGCCTCATTCCAGAATCACAAGATTGATGCTTGTGTTTGGAAAGGAAACCCAAGGTTTTGTAGGGCAGGGAGCCCTACAAATTGGTGGAACCAAGAGAGAATGAGATCTCTAACAGATAAACAGAGGAGGTGGTTCAGATGGGTCAGGAGATACCACATGGTTTATGATTATTGTACAGATAATCAGAGATTCAATAATAGCCTTCCAAAGGAGTGTTTCCTTCCTAAGTATTGA
- the LOC119982894 gene encoding cilia- and flagella-associated protein 251-like, whose protein sequence is MLKRSPSRTQRSKGVKVKRVLQILLLLGVCFWLIYQIKHSRDKKKEYDEKESKVSVRTQTDVENFKLGRKDLPREGVTRSEKPDEEEEEETRGDDEEMKHAEEGQEENKHEEDDQEEENKREELEHEEQNTHEEDEQEELDNKGLASEDEGNGGGDDEIDERDQEKIRETEHDDEFVDDEKEREDGADEEGGGREGEDKEGDMENENSSDDQDLDGGNLNTHEAREEHYKADDASSAVSHDTQTMGSDSQKGILEVQAQNSEREVLQQENQSNNTVKDTEVHENSGLTLGEGDKAEIGTSLVLESGERKGNESSTTERGDNSLSNLTLISPSNNQLVVGNNSLEMSTEASKNSGSSMDASGLFLQNVTETMNSTQAQNAASDDATRDNSTIGGVSNLQTAELELANNSTTISDSNQSDSTVPTGIEKADATASNSSNSEANVLDDIIRSETKAKSEIGSGSLSTTKEDPDASQNEKLDPNNEPGRIDGDSGSSAVNGTADAIQHEAFDSSDSSIAQDIKDVRVDLDTLPDITTGGNNIEDAAAE, encoded by the coding sequence ATGTTGAAGCGGTCACCGAGTAGAACCCAAAGATCAAAAGGTGTCAAGGTAAAACGTGTTCTGCAGATTCTGTTGTTGCTTGGTGTCTGCTTTTGGTTGATCTACCAAATCAAGCATTCCCGTGATAAGAAGAAGgaatatgatgaaaaggaaTCAAAGGTTTCTGTCAGAACTCAAACCGATGTTGAGAATTTTAAACTAGGCAGGAAGGACCTTCCTCGTGAGGGAGTGACTAGGAGTGAGAAGCCtgatgaagaggaggaagaagaaaccaGAGGAGACGATGAAGAAATGAAGCATGCAGAAGAAGGGCAAGAAGAGAACAAACATGAAGAAGATGATCAGGAGGAGGAAAACAAGCGTGAGGAACTAGAGCATGAAGAACAAAATACACATGAAGAGGATGAGCAAGAAGAGCTAGATAACAAAGGATTAGCATCAGAAGATGAGGGAAATGGAGGTGGAGATGATGAGATCGATGAACGTGATCAAGAGAAAATTAGAGAAACTGAGCACGATGATGAGTTTGtggatgatgaaaaagaaagggaagatGGAGCTGATGAGGAGGGTGGAGGTAGGGAAGGTGAAGACAAAGAGGGTGACATGGAGAATGAGAATTCATCAGATGATCAGGACCTTGATGGAGGCAATCTGAATACTCATGAAGCCCGAGAGGAGCATTACAAGGCAGATGATGCTTCCAGTGCAGTGTCTCATGATACCCAGACTATGGGCAGCGACTCTCAGAAAGGAATTTTGGAAGTCCAAGCACAGAACTCAGAAAGGGAAGTTTTGCAACAAGAGAATCAATCCAATAACACGGTCAAAGATACGGAAGTTCATGAAAATAGCGGTTTAACACTGGGAGAAGGTGATAAAGCTGAAATAGGTACTTCTTTGGTTCTGGAATCTGGAGAAAGGAAGGGTAATGAGAGCAGTACAACTGAGAGAGGGGATAACTCGCTTTCAAATTTGACACTGATATCCCCATCCAATAATCAACTAGTGGTGGGAAATAACTCATTAGAAATGAGTACAGAAGCTAGCAAAAATTCAGGTTCTAGTATGGACGCTTCTGGTTTGTTTCTGCAAAATGTAACAGAGACAATGAACTCAACTCAGGCACAGAATGCAGCTAGTGACGATGCAACTCGTGATAATTCAACCATTGGAGGAGTTTCCAACTTGCAAACAGCTGAACTGGAACTGGCCAATAACTCTACCACCATTTCTGATAGCAACCAATCTGATTCGACTGTACCCACTGGTATTGAGAAAGCAGATGCAACTGCCTCCAACTCTAGTAATTCGGAAGCTAATGTGCTGGATGACATCATAAGGTCTGAAACAAAGGCTAAATCAGAGATCGGCTCTGGGTCTTTATCGACAACAAAAGAGGACCCTGATGCAAGTCAAAATGAGAAGTTGGATCCCAACAATGAACCAGGTCGAATTGATGGAGACTCTGGATCTTCTGCTGTAAATGGGACTGCAGATGCTATTCAACATGAGGCCTTTGATTCTTCTGATTCTTCGATTGCCCAAGATATTAAAGATGTACGCGTAGATTTGGACACGTTGCCAGATATTACTACTGGAGGAAATAACATTGAAGATGCTGCAGCAGAATGA
- the LOC119981937 gene encoding pathogenesis-related leaf protein 6-like: protein QLGVRNLAWDNAVAAYAQSYANSRIGDCNLEHSTGDYGENLAKGASSAFTGVAAVNLWTVEKPYYNYTSNSCVGGNECLHYTQVVWRSSVRLGCARVQCKNGWWFVACNYDPPGNYIDIRPY from the coding sequence CAACTTGGTGTACGCAATCTTGCATGGGACAACGCGGTGGCTGCTTACGCCCAAAGCTACGCCAATTCAAGAATCGGAGACTGCAACCTTGAACATTCCACCGGAGACTACGGTGAGAACCTCGCCAAGGGCGCCAGCAGCGCCTTCACAGGAGTCGCGGCGGTGAATTTGTGGACGGTAGAAAAGCCTTACTATAACTACACTTCTAACTCTTGTGTTGGTGGAAATGAGTGTTTGCACTACACTCAAGTGGTTTGGCGCAGCTCGGTCCGGCTAGGGTGCGCTAGGGTTCAGTGCAAAAATGGGTGGTGGTTCGTTGCTTGCAACTATGATCCACCAGGGAACTACATTGACATAAGGCCCTACTAA